In Sulfolobales archaeon, a genomic segment contains:
- a CDS encoding Rieske (2Fe-2S) protein, protein MPWRRVFSERALESAGGSVAVKVDDKVIFIARIDGELYAIDAVCTHARCILGMVDRERRVVRCYCHGAVFDLRSGAMLEPPSVAPNFPKEKMGLKTYGVRINNGWVELDV, encoded by the coding sequence ATGCCATGGAGAAGGGTCTTCTCGGAGAGGGCTCTTGAAAGCGCAGGAGGATCTGTAGCTGTTAAGGTAGATGATAAAGTGATCTTCATAGCAAGGATAGATGGAGAGCTATATGCTATAGACGCTGTATGCACCCATGCTAGATGCATTCTAGGTATGGTGGATAGAGAGAGAAGGGTGGTTAGATGCTATTGCCACGGAGCAGTCTTCGATCTCAGAAGCGGGGCAATGCTAGAGCCTCCAAGCGTAGCACCCAACTTCCCCAAGGAGAAGATGGGTTTAAAAACATATGGTGTTAGGATAAACAATGGTTGGGTCGAGCTCGACGTATGA